One genomic window of Halovivax cerinus includes the following:
- a CDS encoding 2-oxoacid:acceptor oxidoreductase subunit alpha — translation MPADLNWAIGGEAGDGIDSTGKIFAQALARAGRHVFTSKDFASRIRGGYTAYKIRTSVDDVQSVVDRLDILVALTQRTIDENLDEMHDGSAVIYDGERSWEAEIPDEVTAVDVPLKTLAEEAGGAIMRNVVALGAACEITGFDVAYLDEALEKRFGGKGSKIVENNKEAARLGRDHVREEYDLDHLGYDLETTDEDYVLLNGNEAIGMGAIAAGCRFYAGYPITPATSIMEYLTGRIDDYGGHVVQAEDELSAINMALGAARGGARSMTATSGAGIDLMTETFGLVATSETPLVIADVQRSGPSTGMPTKQEQGDLNMVLYGGHGEVPRFVVAPTTVTECFWKTVEAFNLAETYQTPVFLVSDLAMSVTEQTFPPEAFDMDAVEIDRGKIVSDEEVEEWLDDEGRFRAHAATDDGVSPRALPGTLDGAHMSTGLEHDELGRRTEDTDVRVQQVDKRNRKVETAKAEEDWDYREFGDPDADDLVISWGSNEGALIEALDLLEERDVSVRVLSVPYLFPRPDLTEDIEAADDVVVVECNATGQFADVIEHDTLTRVKRINKYTGIRFKADELADDIEAELSTEVPAQ, via the coding sequence ATGCCAGCGGATCTCAACTGGGCCATCGGCGGAGAAGCCGGGGACGGTATCGACTCCACCGGCAAGATCTTCGCCCAGGCGCTCGCCAGAGCTGGACGGCACGTGTTCACCTCGAAGGACTTCGCCTCGCGCATCCGCGGGGGGTACACAGCCTACAAGATCCGAACGTCCGTCGACGACGTACAGAGCGTCGTCGACCGCCTCGACATTCTCGTCGCGCTCACCCAGCGCACTATCGACGAGAACCTCGACGAAATGCACGACGGCAGCGCCGTCATCTACGACGGTGAGCGCTCCTGGGAGGCGGAGATTCCCGACGAGGTCACCGCCGTGGACGTCCCGTTGAAGACGCTGGCCGAAGAGGCCGGTGGAGCGATCATGCGTAACGTCGTCGCGCTCGGTGCCGCCTGCGAGATCACCGGGTTCGACGTCGCGTACTTAGACGAGGCCCTGGAGAAGCGCTTCGGCGGCAAAGGCTCGAAGATCGTCGAGAACAACAAGGAGGCCGCCCGGCTCGGTCGAGACCACGTCCGCGAGGAGTACGACCTAGACCACCTCGGCTACGACCTCGAAACGACCGACGAGGACTACGTCCTGCTGAACGGCAACGAGGCCATCGGGATGGGCGCTATCGCCGCCGGCTGCCGATTCTACGCCGGCTACCCGATCACTCCCGCGACGTCTATCATGGAGTACCTGACGGGCCGGATCGACGACTACGGCGGTCACGTCGTCCAGGCCGAGGACGAACTCTCGGCGATCAACATGGCCCTCGGCGCGGCACGCGGCGGCGCCCGTTCGATGACGGCGACCTCCGGTGCCGGGATCGACCTGATGACCGAGACGTTCGGCCTGGTCGCTACGAGTGAGACGCCGCTCGTCATCGCCGACGTCCAGCGCTCGGGCCCGTCGACGGGGATGCCGACCAAACAGGAACAGGGCGACCTGAACATGGTGCTCTACGGCGGCCACGGCGAGGTGCCGCGATTCGTCGTCGCCCCGACGACCGTCACCGAGTGTTTCTGGAAGACCGTCGAGGCGTTCAACCTGGCGGAGACGTATCAGACGCCGGTGTTCCTCGTCTCCGACCTCGCGATGTCGGTCACCGAACAGACGTTCCCGCCCGAGGCCTTCGACATGGACGCCGTCGAGATCGACCGCGGGAAGATCGTCTCCGACGAGGAAGTCGAGGAGTGGCTCGACGACGAGGGTCGATTCCGCGCTCACGCTGCAACCGACGACGGAGTCAGCCCGCGTGCCCTCCCGGGGACCCTCGACGGGGCCCACATGAGCACCGGCCTCGAACACGACGAACTCGGCCGCCGGACGGAGGACACCGACGTCCGCGTCCAGCAGGTCGACAAACGAAACCGGAAGGTCGAGACCGCAAAGGCCGAAGAGGACTGGGACTACCGCGAGTTCGGCGACCCGGATGCCGACGACCTCGTCATCTCGTGGGGCTCGAACGAAGGTGCTCTCATCGAGGCGCTCGACCTCCTCGAAGAGCGTGACGTCTCGGTCCGCGTCCTGTCCGTACCGTACCTGTTCCCGCGGCCCGACCTCACAGAGGACATCGAGGCGGCCGACGACGTCGTGGTCGTCGAGTGCAACGCCACGGGGCAGTTCGCCGACGTTATCGAACACGACACGCTGACGCGAGTCAAACGGATCAACAAGTACACAGGTATCCGCTTCAAGGCGGACGAACTCGCGGACGACATCGAAGCGGAACTCTCCACGGAGGTGCCAGCACAATGA